One segment of Bacteroides caecimuris DNA contains the following:
- a CDS encoding family 43 glycosylhydrolase, with product MKIMIVTIKQTLIAFGLLLAVTFPAFAQSGNPVLPGFHADPEILYSNKTKKYYIYSTTDGQPGWGGWYFTVFSSVDLKNWKDEGVMLDLKSDQVPWADGNAWAPCIEEKLVGDQYKYFFYYSGNPKTGGGKQIGVATSDSPAGPFVDLGHPIITDSPTGHGQQIDVDVFTDPASGKSYLYWGNGYMAGAELNDDMISIKKETITVMTPEGGTLQDYAYREAAYVFYRNGLYYFMWSVDDTGSPNYHVAYGTSTSPLGPIKVAKSPVVLIQNPEKEIYGPAHNSILQVPGTDKWYIVYHRINKNYLKSDPGVHREVCIDRMEFNEDGSIKQVIPTR from the coding sequence ATGAAAATAATGATAGTAACGATTAAACAAACTCTAATTGCGTTCGGCCTGCTGTTAGCGGTGACATTTCCTGCTTTCGCACAATCAGGGAATCCTGTCTTGCCGGGTTTTCATGCCGATCCTGAAATCTTGTATTCTAATAAGACAAAGAAATACTACATTTATTCTACTACAGACGGTCAGCCTGGATGGGGTGGTTGGTATTTTACTGTTTTTTCGTCCGTCGACTTGAAGAATTGGAAGGATGAAGGAGTCATGCTGGATTTAAAGTCAGACCAAGTGCCTTGGGCGGATGGTAATGCGTGGGCACCATGTATAGAGGAAAAGTTAGTAGGAGATCAATATAAATATTTCTTTTATTACAGTGGAAATCCTAAGACAGGAGGAGGAAAGCAGATTGGAGTGGCTACAAGTGATTCGCCTGCAGGACCGTTTGTTGACTTGGGACATCCTATTATAACGGATTCGCCTACAGGACACGGGCAACAGATTGATGTGGATGTATTCACCGATCCGGCTTCGGGGAAGTCATATTTGTATTGGGGAAACGGTTATATGGCAGGTGCAGAGCTTAATGATGATATGATTTCAATTAAGAAAGAGACTATCACAGTGATGACTCCCGAAGGAGGAACGCTACAGGATTATGCGTATCGTGAGGCTGCTTATGTGTTTTATCGTAACGGGCTTTACTATTTCATGTGGTCGGTAGACGATACCGGCTCTCCTAATTATCATGTAGCTTATGGCACTTCGACATCACCTTTGGGGCCGATTAAAGTGGCCAAGAGCCCTGTCGTATTGATTCAAAACCCGGAGAAGGAAATATATGGCCCTGCTCATAATTCCATATTACAGGTTCCCGGTACTGATAAGTGGTATATTGTTTATCATCGCATTAATAAGAATTATCTGAAGAGTGATCCCGGTGTTCATCGTGAAGTATGCATAGATCGTATGGAATTTAATGAAGATGGGAGCATTAAACAAGTAATACCCACCCGTTAG